In Carnobacterium sp. CP1, the following are encoded in one genomic region:
- a CDS encoding ImmA/IrrE family metallo-endopeptidase produces MDIMFDLLEENGIELVLINLEKNGYYNPVLKTMFVNQALDEEDQKEVILHELGHALNHNDISVLYDQPVFKFKMENEATSFMMNHLIKEYDGHFNYSDVLENYNLGLGWECKLK; encoded by the coding sequence ATGGATATCATGTTTGATTTACTCGAGGAAAACGGGATTGAACTTGTATTGATAAACCTTGAAAAGAATGGGTACTATAATCCAGTCTTAAAAACGATGTTTGTTAATCAAGCCTTAGATGAAGAAGATCAAAAAGAAGTTATACTTCACGAATTAGGCCATGCTTTAAATCATAACGATATATCAGTCTTATACGATCAACCTGTATTTAAATTTAAAATGGAAAATGAAGCTACTTCTTTTATGATGAATCACTTGATCAAGGAATATGACGGTCACTTTAATTATTCCGATGTCTTAGAGAACTATAATTTAGGATTAGGTTGGGAGTGCAAATTAAAATAA
- a CDS encoding helix-turn-helix domain-containing protein has protein sequence MGIVDRIKELCEIHHTNFAEVERRVGISNGQIRRWDNASPKLENIEKVADYFGVTVDYLRGKDPEEKLPTDLDKILDNMMSFDGKPMTENDREAIRAYLEGRFSSK, from the coding sequence ATGGGAATAGTAGATAGAATAAAAGAGTTATGCGAAATTCATCACACTAATTTTGCTGAGGTCGAGAGGCGTGTTGGTATTTCTAACGGACAAATCAGAAGGTGGGATAATGCTTCACCTAAGCTAGAGAACATAGAAAAAGTGGCTGATTACTTCGGTGTTACAGTTGACTATTTACGCGGGAAAGATCCTGAAGAAAAACTCCCTACTGATCTTGATAAGATATTAGATAATATGATGAGCTTTGATGGAAAACCTATGACCGAAAATGATAGAGAAGCAATTCGTGCTTATCTTGAAGGAAGATTCAGCAGCAAGTAA
- a CDS encoding helix-turn-helix domain-containing protein — protein MTTDFGVLVKVELMKRNMSQKELAALMGISPAYLTDLLRGKKTGPKAKERLNVIKKILNVQEEK, from the coding sequence ATGACAACGGATTTTGGAGTTTTAGTTAAAGTCGAATTAATGAAAAGAAACATGTCTCAAAAAGAGTTAGCCGCACTAATGGGAATCAGCCCTGCATATTTAACGGATCTATTGAGAGGAAAGAAAACAGGGCCTAAAGCCAAAGAAAGATTAAATGTAATCAAAAAAATTCTGAATGTTCAGGAGGAAAAATAA
- a CDS encoding ORF6C domain-containing protein: MNELQVFNFESNEVRTQLIDDEPWFVGKDVAQVLGYAKPLNALATHVDEDDSLKQGLIDSLGRIQQTIFINESGMYALVFGSKLENATKFKRWVTSEVLPTIRKTGSYQAPMSQEDIMIATLETQKEIKQRLNTVSNDVEGLKKEIDLSRLQKSQLSKLVKSNVMAVVGGKKSNAYKELYRVAVSEHWREIKNYFEVASYEEIPKLRFEEAMEIASMWAPSMELAFDIKRLNNQIELEV; encoded by the coding sequence ATGAATGAATTACAAGTATTCAATTTTGAAAGCAACGAAGTAAGAACTCAATTGATTGATGATGAACCATGGTTTGTTGGTAAAGACGTGGCTCAAGTACTCGGATATGCAAAACCTTTAAATGCATTAGCAACTCATGTTGATGAAGATGACTCCCTAAAACAAGGACTCATAGATTCATTAGGAAGAATCCAACAAACAATTTTTATCAATGAATCAGGCATGTATGCATTAGTTTTTGGTTCTAAATTAGAAAACGCAACAAAGTTCAAGCGGTGGGTAACAAGCGAAGTATTGCCAACAATCAGAAAGACAGGCAGCTATCAAGCCCCAATGAGCCAAGAAGACATCATGATTGCCACTTTAGAAACACAAAAGGAAATCAAACAACGTCTAAACACTGTCTCAAACGATGTAGAAGGCCTGAAAAAAGAGATTGATCTAAGTCGGCTACAAAAATCTCAACTATCTAAACTAGTCAAAAGTAATGTGATGGCTGTTGTAGGCGGAAAGAAATCGAATGCCTACAAAGAACTGTATCGAGTGGCCGTTTCAGAACATTGGAGAGAAATCAAAAATTATTTCGAAGTTGCTAGCTACGAGGAAATTCCTAAATTGAGATTTGAAGAAGCAATGGAGATTGCTAGTATGTGGGCACCATCGATGGAACTGGCATTCGATATCAAACGGTTGAATAACCAAATAGAACTGGAGGTATAA
- a CDS encoding AAA family ATPase, translated as MKKIELINMKIRNFKGFKEFELIADGKNLTIAGENSTGKSSLYDAFMYCLFGKDSHDSAKFEWKPLDEKNNPIHYLETEVTLDLSVDGTPVSFSRTTKEKWREEFEGNETVYRVDGIKMTLTKYKKRIEEIIDEDTFKQLTNIYYVAEVMATADRRAFLFDLVGDLNDEEVINSKTELKPLIKILDGRTVDDKRKLLMEESPKIKQDLKEHEVRIDEADRNSIDLSALNQKELEANKAASEAEIEELQTKISSIMNGSEKTNKLSELQTKKAELETLRSKHSIKQNKKVDGLQKGKQEAYEKAMDAQNAFITHESGRQRSLRMIENAKEDIISKEKDVQSLREDYTAIATEVFLEFDEHKASCQYCGQEYPEEQKGEIREKYEKEKIIFNTKKSMSLESINAKGKDLAGSLTAKKEELESIENNLVLLEEEKLVLVIERDQAKEEYVKIQQTIKDLQAKAMPFEETKTYQEKVAEMDAISAEIETMAGSVQSDVDVIQNKINVLKANINQINEDLYQFVLAAKQEERKLELIENQKKLANRNGEIKQQINLLNEFVKAKVSLLTEKINSEFKLVTFKLFNILNNGSLEEVCQPLVDGVPFSSGLNTGSRMEAGLDIINTLTRLKGVSVPIFVDNAEGLTKEVKLDSQLIQLKVVQGQKELKIESKEMVGGK; from the coding sequence ATGAAAAAGATTGAGTTAATCAATATGAAGATACGAAACTTTAAAGGGTTCAAAGAATTTGAATTGATCGCAGACGGTAAGAATTTAACGATCGCTGGTGAAAATTCTACTGGCAAATCAAGTTTGTACGATGCTTTCATGTACTGCCTGTTCGGAAAAGATAGCCACGATTCAGCAAAGTTTGAATGGAAACCGTTAGATGAAAAGAATAATCCTATCCATTATTTAGAAACAGAGGTTACGTTGGATTTATCTGTCGATGGTACTCCTGTTAGTTTCTCAAGAACAACAAAAGAAAAATGGAGAGAAGAATTCGAAGGGAACGAAACGGTTTATCGTGTAGATGGTATCAAAATGACTCTTACGAAATATAAAAAAAGAATCGAAGAAATCATTGATGAAGATACCTTTAAACAATTAACCAATATCTATTATGTTGCTGAAGTGATGGCTACTGCAGATCGTAGAGCGTTCTTATTTGATCTAGTGGGTGACTTAAACGATGAAGAAGTGATTAATAGCAAAACGGAGCTCAAACCCTTAATCAAAATTCTAGATGGCCGTACAGTCGATGACAAACGTAAATTATTAATGGAAGAAAGCCCGAAAATCAAACAAGACTTGAAAGAACATGAAGTGAGAATCGATGAAGCGGATCGCAACAGCATTGATTTATCTGCTCTTAATCAAAAAGAACTTGAAGCAAACAAAGCAGCTAGTGAAGCTGAAATTGAAGAATTGCAAACGAAGATCAGCAGTATTATGAACGGTAGCGAAAAAACAAATAAACTATCGGAGCTTCAGACAAAAAAAGCCGAACTAGAAACACTTCGCAGTAAACACTCTATTAAACAAAACAAAAAAGTAGATGGCCTTCAAAAAGGCAAACAAGAAGCTTACGAGAAAGCTATGGATGCGCAGAATGCGTTCATTACTCACGAAAGTGGGCGACAACGGTCTCTGAGAATGATTGAAAATGCAAAGGAAGATATCATTTCTAAAGAAAAAGACGTACAAAGTTTACGAGAAGATTATACGGCGATAGCGACTGAAGTGTTTTTAGAATTTGATGAACACAAAGCAAGTTGCCAATACTGTGGCCAAGAATATCCAGAAGAACAAAAAGGAGAGATACGCGAGAAATATGAAAAAGAAAAAATTATTTTCAACACTAAAAAATCAATGAGTTTGGAGTCAATTAACGCCAAAGGAAAAGATTTAGCAGGTTCCCTTACAGCTAAAAAAGAAGAATTAGAATCAATCGAAAATAACTTGGTTTTACTAGAAGAAGAAAAGTTGGTTCTTGTAATCGAAAGAGATCAAGCGAAAGAAGAGTATGTAAAAATCCAACAAACTATTAAAGATTTGCAAGCAAAAGCTATGCCTTTTGAAGAAACGAAAACTTATCAAGAGAAGGTAGCTGAAATGGATGCAATCAGCGCTGAAATCGAGACGATGGCTGGTTCAGTCCAAAGCGATGTTGATGTAATCCAGAATAAAATAAATGTCCTCAAAGCGAATATTAATCAAATCAATGAAGACTTATATCAATTTGTTCTAGCAGCCAAACAAGAAGAACGGAAACTTGAATTGATTGAGAACCAAAAGAAATTAGCAAATAGAAACGGAGAAATCAAGCAACAAATTAACCTTTTAAATGAATTTGTTAAAGCGAAGGTGTCTCTATTAACTGAAAAAATTAATTCAGAATTCAAATTAGTAACGTTCAAGCTGTTTAACATCCTCAACAACGGGAGTTTAGAAGAAGTTTGTCAGCCGTTAGTTGATGGCGTGCCATTCAGTAGTGGTTTAAACACAGGTAGCCGAATGGAAGCAGGACTAGACATCATTAACACTTTAACTCGTTTGAAAGGTGTCAGCGTTCCAATTTTCGTTGATAACGCAGAAGGATTGACGAAAGAAGTCAAGCTTGATTCACAATTGATCCAATTGAAAGTCGTCCAAGGACAAAAAGAATTGAAAATTGAAAGCAAAGAAATGGTAGGAGGAAAATAA
- the bet gene encoding phage recombination protein Bet, whose translation MANESMLTKPMEYEVNGNEVKLSGNMVAQYLTRGNGKVSEQELVMFMQLCKFQKLNPFLNEAYLIKFGNQPAQIIVSKEAFMKRAEQHSQYSGLEAGIIVERKDDLVEIEGAVKLKNDVLIGGWAKVYRKDRERPISVKLSFSEFGKGQATWKDMPLNMIRKTAIVNALREAFPDNVGALYTEEESNAPGPTQVNPIEDVKQEIENNANQQVIDFEDTPEQEVSNIKPADKVEVAEEKEAKQEDLFDVRKPPLNPEF comes from the coding sequence ATGGCAAATGAATCAATGTTAACTAAACCAATGGAATATGAAGTAAACGGAAATGAAGTTAAATTAAGTGGGAATATGGTGGCTCAGTATTTAACTCGAGGTAATGGAAAAGTCTCAGAACAAGAACTCGTAATGTTCATGCAGCTTTGCAAGTTCCAAAAGTTAAACCCGTTCCTGAACGAAGCTTATTTGATCAAGTTTGGTAACCAACCAGCTCAAATCATTGTATCTAAAGAAGCGTTTATGAAACGTGCCGAACAACATTCTCAATACAGCGGTCTTGAAGCCGGCATTATTGTTGAACGGAAAGACGACTTAGTAGAAATCGAGGGAGCTGTAAAGCTTAAAAATGATGTCCTTATTGGTGGCTGGGCAAAAGTTTACCGCAAAGACCGTGAACGTCCAATTAGTGTAAAACTTTCATTTTCGGAGTTTGGAAAAGGACAAGCAACTTGGAAAGATATGCCTTTGAATATGATTCGTAAAACAGCAATCGTGAACGCGCTTCGTGAAGCCTTTCCAGATAATGTTGGAGCTTTGTATACAGAAGAGGAAAGTAACGCGCCTGGTCCAACACAAGTGAATCCAATTGAAGATGTAAAGCAAGAAATCGAAAACAACGCTAATCAGCAAGTCATCGATTTCGAGGATACTCCAGAGCAAGAAGTAAGCAACATTAAACCAGCAGATAAAGTAGAGGTTGCCGAAGAAAAAGAAGCCAAGCAAGAAGATTTGTTTGATGTTAGAAAACCACCTCTTAACCCAGAGTTTTAA
- a CDS encoding MBL fold metallo-hydrolase, whose product MIEIKSYGSSSAGNAYVISDGERSLMLEAGIHLKNMNDVDWQSIDGCLVTHEHGDHSKYAMNVINQTGIDLFLSAGTQEALKLPSYRTNTLKALNQQNIGNWTVLPFDVQHDVNEPLGFFIQSKDGDKLLFATDTYYIKYKLPGITHLMIECNYSIDILNKNVETGRIGNFLRKRIVRSHFELENVKHFIRSNDMSQLQEVWLLHLSSSNADAARFKKEIQAITGVPVYIA is encoded by the coding sequence ATGATTGAGATTAAATCGTATGGCTCTAGCAGTGCAGGGAACGCTTATGTGATATCTGATGGCGAGCGTTCTCTCATGTTAGAAGCTGGAATCCATTTAAAGAATATGAATGATGTAGATTGGCAGTCGATTGATGGCTGCCTCGTCACTCACGAACATGGCGATCACAGCAAATATGCAATGAACGTCATTAATCAGACCGGTATCGACTTGTTTTTAAGCGCTGGTACGCAAGAGGCGTTGAAACTGCCTAGTTATCGCACAAACACTTTAAAGGCGTTAAATCAGCAAAATATTGGTAATTGGACGGTTCTGCCATTCGATGTCCAACACGACGTAAACGAACCATTAGGCTTCTTCATTCAGTCAAAAGATGGCGATAAGTTACTTTTTGCAACAGACACGTACTACATCAAGTATAAATTACCTGGCATTACGCATTTGATGATTGAATGCAACTACTCAATAGATATTCTAAACAAAAATGTTGAGACTGGCCGAATTGGCAATTTCTTGAGAAAACGAATCGTAAGAAGTCACTTCGAATTAGAGAACGTCAAACACTTTATTCGGTCAAACGATATGAGCCAACTGCAAGAAGTATGGCTACTGCATTTATCAAGTTCGAATGCAGATGCTGCACGATTCAAAAAAGAAATACAAGCAATTACTGGTGTGCCGGTTTATATAGCTTAG
- a CDS encoding Lin1244/Lin1753 domain-containing protein, with translation MARPTNAGLDYFPLDTDIDQDDKLALVEADFGIKGFGIVIKLLMKIYATSYYYEWGEKEQKLFSRRVNVDINYLSEVVNATFKWEVFDAELYKKHGILTSRGVQKRYFEACVRRKEVEVAKSYLLLTQNEIEKYKNIVYVDINPRSAVPNVNINSSSPDENVYAGTQSKVKESKVEESKGNNSSTEEKNTPAADPISKINAHEFYQNNFGVENSITSQNIEMWIEDLSEELVIEAMQRAALDQKGYRYAEGIMKNWDKKSIKTMDEVKAEDVAFENSKKKPKFNQAVRTEKLPDWAQEDYVPPKPVEKWTAEDQAEFEKMIGE, from the coding sequence ATGGCAAGACCAACTAATGCGGGTTTAGATTATTTCCCTCTAGATACAGATATCGATCAAGATGACAAATTGGCTTTAGTTGAAGCTGATTTTGGTATCAAAGGTTTCGGGATAGTTATAAAACTCTTGATGAAAATCTATGCGACGTCTTATTACTATGAGTGGGGAGAAAAGGAACAAAAACTTTTCTCACGTAGAGTAAATGTAGACATTAACTATCTGTCAGAGGTAGTTAATGCAACATTCAAATGGGAAGTTTTTGATGCTGAACTATACAAGAAGCATGGAATACTCACTTCTAGAGGAGTTCAGAAGAGGTATTTCGAGGCTTGTGTCAGGAGAAAAGAAGTAGAAGTAGCTAAAAGTTATTTGCTCTTAACTCAAAATGAGATAGAAAAATACAAGAATATCGTTTATGTAGACATTAATCCCCGCTCAGCTGTACCCAATGTAAACATTAACTCTAGCTCACCTGATGAAAATGTATACGCTGGTACACAAAGTAAAGTAAAGGAAAGTAAAGTAGAGGAGAGTAAAGGAAACAACAGTAGTACAGAAGAAAAAAATACTCCTGCTGCTGATCCTATATCTAAAATAAATGCTCATGAATTTTATCAAAACAATTTCGGTGTAGAAAATTCGATTACTTCTCAAAATATTGAAATGTGGATTGAGGATCTTAGTGAAGAATTAGTTATCGAAGCAATGCAAAGAGCAGCGCTTGACCAAAAGGGTTATCGATACGCTGAAGGCATAATGAAAAACTGGGATAAAAAGAGCATTAAAACAATGGATGAAGTGAAGGCAGAAGATGTTGCGTTTGAAAACAGTAAAAAGAAACCGAAGTTCAATCAAGCTGTTAGAACTGAGAAACTTCCGGATTGGGCACAAGAAGATTATGTACCACCAAAACCAGTAGAAAAATGGACTGCTGAAGATCAAGCTGAGTTCGAAAAGATGATAGGAGAGTGA
- a CDS encoding Holliday junction resolvase RecU, with translation MAKFIPKNYPNATRVKSYPRKSKPSVDQKKRAEGAASKRNGEYFEKMIEVACRYYRQSGIADIQKTPEPMRVIGVLDKSKGHFKAAFEKQAQPDFKGVLNGGQAIIFEAKHTNGKLIEQKRLSDEQVENFGTHYKFGAKCFVLVSFEMKRFYKVPWETWRDMQFIFKKKSVNESDIKGYEVTYANGIIDFLS, from the coding sequence ATGGCTAAATTCATTCCTAAAAACTACCCTAACGCTACCAGGGTTAAAAGTTATCCAAGGAAGAGTAAACCATCTGTTGATCAAAAGAAACGCGCTGAGGGAGCTGCATCGAAGCGAAACGGTGAGTATTTCGAGAAGATGATTGAAGTAGCTTGCAGGTATTACCGACAAAGCGGTATTGCTGATATCCAGAAGACACCTGAACCGATGAGAGTGATAGGTGTCTTGGATAAAAGCAAAGGTCATTTTAAAGCAGCATTCGAAAAGCAAGCGCAGCCCGATTTTAAAGGGGTTCTGAATGGTGGCCAAGCCATTATTTTTGAAGCAAAGCACACGAATGGGAAATTGATTGAACAGAAACGATTGAGTGATGAACAAGTTGAGAATTTTGGAACTCATTACAAATTCGGAGCAAAATGCTTTGTTCTAGTTAGCTTTGAGATGAAGCGCTTTTACAAAGTGCCGTGGGAAACCTGGAGAGATATGCAGTTTATCTTTAAAAAGAAATCAGTTAATGAATCAGATATAAAAGGTTATGAAGTTACTTATGCGAACGGAATAATCGATTTCTTGTCATAA
- the ssb gene encoding single-stranded DNA-binding protein, with protein sequence MMNNTVLVGRLTKDADLRYTANGIAVASFTVAVNRAYKKENDEQKADFINCVVWRKTAEALANYTKKGSLIGVEGSIQTRSYDNQQGQRVYVTEVNAREITFLESKKTSAGEGSTNQQTNSQSYSSNSTIGSSQSQTTGYDAGGTPADISDDDLPF encoded by the coding sequence ATGATGAATAACACGGTTTTAGTTGGAAGATTAACAAAGGATGCGGATTTAAGATACACAGCGAATGGCATAGCAGTTGCTTCATTCACTGTTGCGGTAAATCGTGCATATAAAAAAGAAAATGATGAACAGAAAGCTGATTTCATCAATTGTGTGGTGTGGAGAAAAACCGCTGAAGCTTTAGCGAACTACACGAAAAAAGGTTCACTAATAGGCGTGGAAGGAAGTATTCAAACACGAAGCTATGATAATCAACAAGGACAAAGAGTCTATGTTACGGAAGTTAACGCAAGGGAAATAACCTTCTTAGAAAGCAAAAAAACCAGCGCAGGAGAAGGTTCAACTAATCAACAGACAAATAGTCAAAGTTATAGTTCAAATTCAACAATAGGCAGTAGTCAAAGTCAAACGACAGGTTATGATGCTGGCGGAACTCCAGCGGACATCTCTGATGATGATTTACCGTTTTAA
- a CDS encoding MazG-like family protein has protein sequence MNELIKSVEQWSKDKGLDQAESSKQFLKVTEEVGEVAAALARNDMDMLKDGIGDVVVTLIILAQQNDMDLYECLNTAYDEIKGRTGKMTDGVFVKSSDLATDKE, from the coding sequence ATGAATGAATTAATCAAATCGGTAGAACAATGGTCAAAAGATAAAGGGTTAGATCAAGCAGAATCAAGCAAACAATTTTTAAAAGTAACTGAGGAAGTTGGGGAAGTAGCCGCTGCTCTAGCTAGAAACGATATGGATATGCTGAAAGATGGCATCGGAGACGTTGTGGTTACGTTGATTATATTGGCACAACAGAATGATATGGATTTGTACGAGTGTTTGAATACGGCGTATGATGAAATTAAAGGACGAACTGGAAAGATGACTGATGGTGTATTCGTTAAAAGCAGTGATTTAGCTACTGACAAGGAGTGA
- a CDS encoding helix-turn-helix domain-containing protein, with translation MTKPLKVVIGENVKRYRIEQDMTQVDLYRKIHGGTVGSFVRELERGERNITLETLDKLALALDVLVIDLVEDWSEEE, from the coding sequence ATGACTAAACCGTTAAAAGTGGTTATTGGTGAAAATGTCAAAAGATATCGAATCGAACAAGATATGACGCAAGTGGACTTGTACAGAAAAATACACGGCGGAACCGTTGGTAGTTTCGTCCGTGAATTAGAAAGAGGCGAGCGAAATATAACGCTGGAGACATTGGATAAACTGGCACTGGCTTTGGATGTATTGGTTATTGACCTTGTGGAAGATTGGAGTGAAGAGGAATGA
- a CDS encoding MerR family transcriptional regulator: MITKEYAIYKGDTLLCIGTAEECAEHLNVKPQTILFYQYAGYQKRAKNTANRRIAIPLGEDAE, translated from the coding sequence ATGATTACTAAAGAATACGCAATTTATAAAGGTGACACGCTTCTTTGCATCGGGACAGCAGAAGAATGTGCAGAACATCTAAACGTAAAACCACAGACTATTTTGTTTTACCAATACGCAGGCTATCAAAAGAGAGCTAAGAACACAGCTAATAGACGGATAGCGATACCGTTGGGGGAGGATGCAGAATGA
- a CDS encoding DUF722 domain-containing protein, translated as MDYPKMDEYIMHRRLELKYPIGQEDENIGGSSSGNISNPTERTVMTIHSDKRLTQLEKTKDAIEKVLDTLDTNAYALVELRYWTKPQTRTWVGVAKEIGYSERQCYNVRDLIIENIGKELGMA; from the coding sequence ATGGACTATCCCAAAATGGATGAATACATCATGCATCGTAGATTAGAGTTGAAGTACCCAATCGGTCAAGAGGACGAGAATATAGGTGGTTCATCTTCTGGTAATATTAGCAACCCTACAGAACGAACGGTTATGACAATTCATTCAGATAAACGGTTAACTCAGTTAGAGAAGACGAAAGACGCAATTGAAAAAGTGCTTGATACGCTAGATACGAACGCCTATGCGCTTGTAGAATTAAGGTATTGGACGAAACCCCAAACAAGGACTTGGGTCGGCGTAGCGAAAGAAATAGGTTATTCGGAACGACAATGTTATAACGTAAGAGATTTAATCATCGAGAACATAGGTAAAGAGTTAGGTATGGCTTAA
- the terS gene encoding phage terminase small subunit, with protein MARSRSPNRDKAFEIFKECNGIIKNRTIAEQLGISEKTVGGWKSKDKWIEKTNGVLQSNERSTPLPATKKKGGQLRNKNAVGNKGGSAPKGNKNAVTHGLFAKWLPEESQEIMEAIQNRDQADMLWDSIMFQYTAIIRAQKIMFVQDQDDMTKEKTGESWGESGGGETFTVQFAWDKQVTFMNAQSRAMGELRSLIKQFVSFADEADERRLKLDQMQTGLELTKAQLYRVKAENGDFDDEIIEDDGFMDAIKGMVTNKEVWPDED; from the coding sequence ATGGCTAGGTCAAGAAGTCCAAACCGGGACAAGGCCTTTGAAATATTCAAAGAATGTAACGGGATTATTAAAAACAGGACAATTGCAGAACAATTAGGAATTTCAGAAAAAACAGTTGGCGGATGGAAATCTAAAGATAAATGGATAGAGAAAACGAACGGAGTACTCCAATCAAACGAACGGAGTACTCCGTTACCTGCAACTAAGAAAAAAGGCGGACAATTACGTAATAAAAATGCTGTTGGCAACAAAGGTGGCAGTGCTCCAAAAGGAAACAAAAACGCTGTAACTCATGGCTTATTTGCTAAATGGCTTCCTGAAGAATCACAAGAGATTATGGAGGCCATTCAAAATAGAGATCAAGCGGATATGCTTTGGGATTCAATCATGTTCCAATATACAGCTATTATAAGAGCGCAAAAAATTATGTTTGTTCAGGATCAAGATGATATGACCAAAGAGAAAACTGGTGAATCATGGGGCGAATCGGGTGGAGGAGAAACATTTACAGTTCAGTTTGCTTGGGATAAACAAGTTACTTTTATGAATGCTCAATCAAGAGCCATGGGAGAATTAAGGTCTTTAATCAAACAGTTTGTCTCTTTTGCTGATGAAGCTGATGAACGAAGATTGAAGTTAGACCAAATGCAAACTGGTTTAGAACTAACCAAAGCCCAATTATACAGAGTTAAAGCTGAAAATGGTGACTTTGACGATGAGATAATTGAAGATGATGGATTCATGGATGCTATAAAAGGAATGGTCACAAATAAAGAGGTGTGGCCAGATGAAGACTAG
- a CDS encoding PBSX family phage terminase large subunit → MKTRFKRKRATFIFSPFSTKQLQVLSWWEHPKHKEKDAIICDGSVRAGKTLIMSLSYIIWSMQSFDGQQFGIAGKTIGSLRRNVINLLKTILFFRGYKVKDLRSDNILEITKKGKTNHYFLFGGKDESSQDLVQGLTAAGFFFDEAALMPKSFIDQATARCSVEGAKIWFNMNPEGPYHWFKLEWIDKLIEKNALHIHFTMNDNPSLSDRVKERYKRMYSGVFYLRFILGMWVMSEGIIYDNFDKDTMVEELPEDDVCDKYYVSIDYGTQNPTVFLLWGRHKGTWYCLDEYYHSGRESSRQKTDKQYSDDLREFVGNRKPTIIVDPSAASFIAQLRNDGFTVERAKNDVLDGIRATQTAMNEGTIKFTSKCKHLFKEFASYVWDEKAALSGTDKPIKEHDHAADALRYFVFKVIFKKQAKTGKKSKYGIR, encoded by the coding sequence ATGAAGACTAGATTTAAACGGAAACGTGCAACATTTATATTCAGCCCGTTCTCTACTAAACAGCTTCAAGTTTTGAGTTGGTGGGAACATCCAAAGCATAAAGAGAAAGATGCAATTATATGTGATGGTTCTGTTCGTGCAGGTAAAACATTGATCATGTCATTGTCCTATATTATCTGGTCCATGCAGTCATTTGATGGCCAACAGTTCGGGATAGCTGGTAAAACCATAGGTTCCCTAAGACGGAACGTTATCAACTTACTCAAAACCATTCTTTTTTTTAGAGGATACAAAGTTAAAGACTTAAGAAGCGATAATATCCTTGAGATAACTAAAAAGGGAAAAACAAATCACTATTTTTTATTTGGTGGTAAAGATGAATCCTCACAAGACTTAGTCCAAGGGCTAACGGCTGCAGGGTTCTTTTTTGATGAAGCAGCGTTGATGCCGAAATCATTTATTGACCAAGCAACAGCTCGTTGTTCCGTTGAAGGTGCAAAAATTTGGTTCAACATGAACCCTGAGGGACCCTATCATTGGTTTAAATTAGAGTGGATAGATAAGCTAATTGAAAAGAATGCTCTTCATATCCATTTTACAATGAATGATAACCCTTCTTTATCAGATCGAGTAAAAGAACGTTATAAACGCATGTATTCTGGCGTGTTCTATTTGCGTTTCATCTTAGGCATGTGGGTAATGTCGGAAGGGATCATTTACGATAACTTTGATAAAGATACTATGGTGGAAGAATTACCAGAAGATGATGTATGCGATAAGTATTATGTATCAATTGACTATGGGACTCAAAACCCAACAGTTTTTTTATTGTGGGGACGTCATAAAGGAACCTGGTATTGTTTAGACGAATACTATCACAGCGGGCGAGAAAGTAGCCGGCAAAAAACAGATAAGCAATACAGTGATGATTTAAGAGAGTTTGTAGGCAACAGAAAGCCGACGATAATCGTTGACCCTTCTGCTGCCTCTTTTATTGCTCAATTACGGAATGACGGCTTTACAGTCGAAAGAGCTAAGAACGATGTACTTGATGGTATACGTGCTACTCAAACGGCTATGAATGAAGGCACAATTAAGTTTACGAGTAAATGCAAGCACTTATTTAAAGAATTTGCTTCTTATGTTTGGGATGAAAAGGCTGCTCTTAGCGGAACAGACAAGCCAATCAAAGAGCATGATCATGCTGCAGATGCACTAAGATACTTTGTATTCAAAGTTATCTTCAAGAAGCAAGCTAAGACCGGCAAGAAGTCTAAATACGGCATACGATAA